ATCCCAACCTTTATATTTACCAAAGTTGAATACTTCATGACGACGTGGCTTTCCTGTAGCATCCAACAACTGGTTACCATCCTTATCAGTCATGTCACACCATACTATACGACCAGCAAAATCTACAAAGTCATTCATACGAGAGAACTCTGCAAGTTCATCTATGTCGTTATTCAATACACGATCCGCTTCTTCCTGATTGCCGGGAGCATACATATCAAGTTCACCCTGCAGCACACGCCATGTAGCTTCAGTATCCTGATCCGCCTTATGTGCTTCAAAGTCGTCCTCCATCTTCCTACCACAGTAGAACTTATAGGCAGCGGCAAGATTGCGGCGCTCCATCTTATGATAGATATTCTGTGCATCAATCAGACGGCACTTTGAGAAATCAAAGTCAACACCTGCACGCAGAAACTCCTCTGCCAACATTGGCACATCAAAACGATTAGAATTATATCCAGCAAAGTCACAACCAGCAAACTTATCTGATAACTCCTTAGCCTTCTGTTTGAAGGTTGGCGCATCAGCCACATCAGCATCAGAAATACCCGTCAATAGCGTGACCTCTGCAGGTATTGGCTTCTCAGGATTGATAAATATATTTTCTCTTTCTTCCTTTCCATCAGGATGAACCTTGATAAAAGAAATCTGGATAATACGGTCGTTTACAAGGTCAAGCCCTGTCGTTTCCAAGTCGAAAACTATCAAAGGCTTTGTCAAATTCAGTTTCATACGTCTGTGTATAATCCTATATATAATCATAAAGGAGAATGGCTATATAGAAGATACACAGCCATCCTCCCGATAAAATCTATCTCACTTGTTTCTTAATCGTTCAACAGCATCGGCATAATCAGCATGAGAATATCCTCATTCTCAGGCTGACTTCCTGGTACGATTACACCAGCACGTGATGGATCAGCCAACTGAATGACAACATCATCACTCTCAAGGTTATTCAATATGTCAAGCATGCTTGAGCCTTTGAAACCAATGCTCATAGGATTGCCACCATACTCACAGGTAACACTCTCCTTAGCACTTGTTGCAAAATCAATATCTTCAGCATTCAACTCTAACAAACCTGCTGATACATGGAAACGAATCAACTGTGAAGAGTCACTTGCAAAAGGTAACACACGACGCAAAGCACCAATCAATGACTTACGATCAATCGTAACTTGATTAGGATTATCCTGTGGGATTACACTGTTATAATTAGGATATTTACCTTCAATCAAACGACATGCGAGGTTGCCTTCTGCAAAAGAAATCTCTGCAGAACGCTCATCGAAACGAATGATCACATCGCCACCATCCTTTGAAAGAACATTCTTCAACAATGAAGCTGGCTTCTTAGGAAGAACAAATGATGCTGGAGAATCACTCTTAAT
The Prevotella melaninogenica DNA segment above includes these coding regions:
- a CDS encoding 3'-5' exonuclease, coding for MKLNLTKPLIVFDLETTGLDLVNDRIIQISFIKVHPDGKEERENIFINPEKPIPAEVTLLTGISDADVADAPTFKQKAKELSDKFAGCDFAGYNSNRFDVPMLAEEFLRAGVDFDFSKCRLIDAQNIYHKMERRNLAAAYKFYCGRKMEDDFEAHKADQDTEATWRVLQGELDMYAPGNQEEADRVLNNDIDELAEFSRMNDFVDFAGRIVWCDMTDKDGNQLLDATGKPRRHEVFNFGKYKGWDVAEVLRKDPGYYSWMLASDFTYNTKQVLTRIRLREFNNK
- the dnaN gene encoding DNA polymerase III subunit beta, with amino-acid sequence MRFNLSSTALSSRLLTLSRVINSKNSLPILDCFLFEVRDGQLTITASDSENVMRGTLNLESCEGEGNFAVNNHTILDAVKELPEQPLTLDVNLDEMKIYVTYQNGSYNFPILGADEYPKAQSVSDNATTITLQAEKLSDSLTRSLFATAQDELRPVMNGVYFDLKEDGLAVVASDGHKLVRNKIFSIKSDSPASFVLPKKPASLLKNVLSKDGGDVIIRFDERSAEISFAEGNLACRLIEGKYPNYNSVIPQDNPNQVTIDRKSLIGALRRVLPFASDSSQLIRFHVSAGLLELNAEDIDFATSAKESVTCEYGGNPMSIGFKGSSMLDILNNLESDDVVIQLADPSRAGVIVPGSQPENEDILMLIMPMLLND